A genomic window from Candidatus Hydrogenedentota bacterium includes:
- a CDS encoding DUF1080 domain-containing protein produces the protein MHLTHFNAPRGFRRACLAASVALAAPAALAQPAGFEALFNGQNLEGWYGNNPHTTLKGTIHDQFASIALQQEEFKQHWSIENGEFVNDGHGPYATTLKSYGDVEFHVEYRTVPLADSGIYLRGTPQVQIWDYTEEKKFNIGADKGSGGLWNNSPDTPGKDPLVRADKPFGEWNAFKIRQLGARTTVHLNDQLVVDNAIMENFWDRSKPLPATGPIHLQTHGGEIRWRNIFVREIPAEEANALLRGDDAADGFTPVFNGKDLSGWAGALDNYEVRDGAIICKPDHGGVLHTEESYSDFVVRLEFKLPPAGNNGLAIRYPGSGGASYDGMTELQILDNTAEVYNQLDSRQYHGSAYGMAPAHRGYLRPVGEWNYQEVTVVGSKIRVELNGTVILDTDLGPVTEFMDGKPHPGKDLKEGHFGFAGHNDPVMFRNIAIKKLNG, from the coding sequence ATGCATCTGACCCACTTTAACGCTCCCCGCGGGTTCCGCCGCGCCTGTCTGGCCGCTTCGGTCGCCCTGGCGGCCCCCGCGGCCCTGGCGCAACCGGCCGGCTTCGAGGCCCTCTTCAACGGCCAGAACCTGGAAGGCTGGTACGGCAACAACCCGCACACCACCCTCAAGGGGACCATCCACGATCAGTTTGCCTCGATCGCGCTCCAGCAGGAGGAATTCAAACAGCACTGGAGCATCGAGAATGGCGAATTCGTGAACGATGGCCACGGGCCCTACGCGACCACACTGAAGAGCTACGGCGACGTCGAATTCCACGTCGAATACCGCACTGTGCCCCTCGCCGACAGCGGCATCTACCTGCGGGGCACCCCCCAGGTCCAGATCTGGGACTACACCGAGGAGAAAAAGTTCAACATCGGCGCGGACAAGGGTTCCGGCGGCCTCTGGAACAACAGCCCCGACACCCCCGGCAAGGACCCGCTCGTGCGCGCGGACAAGCCCTTCGGCGAGTGGAACGCCTTCAAGATCCGCCAGCTCGGCGCACGCACCACGGTACACCTGAACGATCAGCTGGTGGTCGACAACGCCATCATGGAGAACTTCTGGGACCGCTCGAAGCCCCTCCCGGCGACCGGCCCCATTCATCTCCAGACGCACGGCGGCGAAATCCGCTGGCGGAACATCTTCGTCCGCGAAATCCCCGCGGAAGAGGCCAACGCCCTGCTGCGCGGTGACGACGCGGCGGACGGCTTCACGCCAGTCTTCAACGGCAAGGATCTCAGCGGCTGGGCCGGCGCGCTGGACAACTATGAAGTCCGCGACGGCGCGATCATCTGCAAGCCCGACCACGGCGGCGTGCTGCACACCGAGGAGTCCTACAGTGACTTCGTGGTGCGGCTCGAGTTCAAGCTGCCGCCCGCCGGCAACAATGGACTTGCAATCCGCTACCCCGGTTCCGGCGGCGCCAGCTATGACGGCATGACCGAACTCCAGATCCTCGACAACACCGCGGAGGTCTACAACCAACTGGATTCGCGACAGTACCACGGCTCGGCCTACGGGATGGCGCCCGCCCACCGCGGCTACCTACGGCCCGTGGGCGAATGGAACTACCAGGAAGTGACCGTGGTCGGCTCGAAGATCCGCGTCGAGCTGAACGGAACCGTGATCCTGGACACCGACCTCGGCCCGGTGACGGAATTCATGGACGGCAAGCCGCACCCCGGAAAAGACCTGAAGGAAGGGCATTTCGGATTTGCCGGCCACAACGACCCCGTCATGTTCCGGAATATCGCCATCAAGAAGCTCAACGGATAG
- a CDS encoding glutaredoxin family protein, with amino-acid sequence MNKHDIIMYSAKLCGDCQHLKAFMERHGIHFENRDIREEPHHGETLEQKTGKLGVPYLVINGEWVRGYDPGKPFSEDFAKALFGMA; translated from the coding sequence ATGAACAAACACGACATCATCATGTATTCGGCGAAACTGTGCGGGGATTGCCAGCACCTGAAGGCCTTTATGGAGCGCCACGGTATCCATTTCGAGAACCGTGACATCCGGGAAGAGCCGCACCATGGCGAAACGCTGGAACAGAAGACCGGCAAGCTGGGCGTGCCATATCTCGTGATCAACGGCGAGTGGGTGCGCGGCTATGATCCGGGCAAGCCGTTTTCCGAGGATTTCGCGAAAGCGCTCTTCGGCATGGCGTAA
- the mpl gene encoding UDP-N-acetylmuramate:L-alanyl-gamma-D-glutamyl-meso-diaminopimelate ligase, which produces MPAKPSVHFSGIGGTAMVAGARLALEAGWAVRGSDNPLYPPTSDMVAALGVPVAQGYAAENLDWNPDVVLLGNVLSRGNAEVEAALSRRMRYMSLPEWMKEHVLRARRPVAICGTHGKTTTTAIAAHVLSACGLNPGYLIGGQPLDFPHSAALGPAGAPFVIEGDEYDTAFFDKRAKFFHYLPEVAVVTSLEFDHGDIYPDLAAIELAFQRMLRQIPAEGRLICCADNHAVSLAAHAFSAVTTYGFSADAHWRGELRGVAEGRQRMAVFAGGAPWGEIETVLTGRHNLQNVLAAIAAADYFGATPEAIASGIASFRGVKRRMEVFLEAGGVTYIDDFAHHPTAIAETIAGTRLRWPDRRLRVLFEPRSNTTVTNRFFDDLQRCFAGAGEVYLGPIYRGEQIPATERLDRARLAEVLTKSGTLARVEDDTNALADHIAETGQSGDIVLILSNGAFGGIYRRFRERAAVEE; this is translated from the coding sequence ATGCCTGCGAAGCCCAGCGTGCACTTTTCCGGAATAGGCGGCACGGCGATGGTGGCCGGGGCGCGCCTGGCGCTGGAGGCGGGCTGGGCGGTGCGCGGGAGCGACAACCCCCTCTACCCGCCCACCTCGGACATGGTCGCGGCGCTGGGCGTGCCGGTGGCGCAGGGCTATGCGGCGGAAAACCTGGACTGGAACCCCGACGTGGTGCTGCTGGGGAACGTACTGAGCCGGGGCAACGCCGAAGTGGAGGCCGCGCTGTCCCGGCGGATGCGCTACATGAGCCTGCCGGAGTGGATGAAGGAACATGTCCTGCGCGCGCGGCGTCCGGTGGCGATTTGCGGCACGCATGGGAAAACGACGACGACGGCGATTGCGGCGCACGTGCTTTCCGCCTGCGGTCTCAACCCCGGCTACCTGATCGGCGGCCAGCCGCTGGATTTCCCCCACTCCGCGGCGTTGGGCCCGGCGGGCGCGCCTTTTGTGATCGAGGGTGACGAATACGACACGGCATTCTTCGACAAGCGCGCCAAGTTCTTCCATTATCTGCCCGAGGTGGCGGTGGTTACGTCGCTGGAGTTTGATCACGGCGACATCTACCCGGATCTTGCGGCGATCGAGCTGGCCTTTCAGCGGATGCTGCGCCAGATTCCCGCGGAGGGGCGCCTGATCTGCTGCGCGGACAACCACGCAGTGAGCCTGGCGGCGCACGCCTTCTCGGCGGTGACCACGTACGGGTTTTCCGCCGACGCCCACTGGCGCGGGGAACTGCGCGGCGTGGCCGAGGGCCGGCAGCGGATGGCCGTGTTCGCGGGCGGGGCGCCCTGGGGGGAAATCGAGACCGTCCTGACCGGACGCCACAACCTGCAGAATGTGCTGGCGGCGATTGCGGCTGCGGATTATTTTGGCGCCACGCCGGAGGCCATCGCGTCGGGAATCGCCTCGTTTCGCGGGGTGAAACGGCGGATGGAGGTTTTTCTGGAGGCGGGCGGCGTAACCTATATCGATGATTTCGCGCACCACCCCACGGCGATTGCCGAAACCATCGCCGGGACGCGCCTGCGCTGGCCGGACCGCCGTCTGCGCGTATTGTTCGAGCCGCGTAGCAACACGACGGTGACCAATCGCTTTTTTGACGATCTCCAGCGCTGTTTCGCCGGCGCGGGCGAGGTGTACCTGGGGCCCATCTATCGCGGCGAGCAGATTCCCGCCACCGAGCGGCTCGACCGGGCGCGGCTGGCCGAGGTGTTGACCAAATCGGGGACGTTGGCGCGGGTCGAGGACGACACGAACGCCCTGGCGGACCACATCGCCGAGACGGGCCAATCGGGCGACATCGTGCTCATTCTAAGCAACGGCGCGTTCGGGGGGATATACCGGCGCTTCCGGGAGCGGGCCGCGGTCGAGGAATAA
- a CDS encoding DUF4203 domain-containing protein → MEALLTTRLEDVPPEQARLVLVGLVIAGGLYCFLGYRILKFILGLTGFLLAGSAAASLVGFLSYGNLIGMGIALLVGGICGAMALFFLYKTGIFCLGTVGAALVAYAVFQDRPEAWALWAVVGLGLAGGFLALLIERPVMALATAAIGSMLLTQAGLVIARDQGWLEHIPEPARELGETLPPIPYLGWGAFLAWALLGMLGFYVQMRAGRGKASGG, encoded by the coding sequence ATGGAAGCATTGCTTACGACACGATTGGAAGACGTTCCTCCGGAGCAGGCGCGGCTGGTGCTGGTGGGGCTGGTGATCGCTGGGGGGCTTTACTGTTTTCTGGGGTACCGGATCCTGAAGTTCATTCTGGGGTTGACCGGGTTCCTGCTGGCCGGCAGCGCGGCGGCGTCCCTCGTGGGGTTTCTGAGCTACGGGAACCTGATCGGCATGGGGATTGCCTTGTTGGTTGGCGGGATCTGCGGGGCCATGGCCCTGTTTTTTCTCTATAAGACGGGAATCTTCTGCCTGGGCACGGTGGGGGCGGCTCTGGTGGCGTACGCCGTGTTTCAGGATCGGCCCGAGGCCTGGGCGTTGTGGGCGGTGGTGGGCCTGGGGCTGGCGGGCGGCTTTCTGGCGTTGCTGATCGAGCGGCCGGTGATGGCGTTGGCGACGGCGGCGATCGGGTCGATGCTGTTAACGCAGGCGGGCCTGGTGATCGCGCGGGACCAGGGTTGGCTGGAGCACATTCCCGAGCCCGCCCGCGAGCTCGGCGAGACGCTGCCGCCGATACCCTATCTCGGCTGGGGCGCGTTTCTGGCCTGGGCGCTGCTGGGGATGCTGGGGTTCTATGTGCAGATGCGCGCGGGTCGTGGAAAGGCGTCGGGCGGGTAG
- a CDS encoding zinc ribbon domain-containing protein, with translation MPTYSYECGGCGHVFDVFHGISAEPKIACESCGKRCRRLLGTGAGIIFKGSGFYETDFKEKKGKAPEKSGESKAKSGEAKTGSETPKKSDAPKKAANS, from the coding sequence GTGCCTACCTATTCCTATGAGTGCGGCGGTTGCGGTCATGTGTTTGACGTGTTCCACGGGATTTCGGCGGAGCCCAAGATAGCCTGCGAGTCGTGCGGCAAGCGCTGCCGCCGCCTGCTCGGCACCGGCGCCGGCATCATTTTCAAGGGATCCGGCTTCTACGAAACCGATTTCAAGGAGAAGAAGGGCAAGGCTCCCGAAAAAAGCGGCGAAAGCAAGGCGAAAAGCGGGGAAGCGAAGACCGGTTCAGAAACCCCCAAGAAGAGCGACGCGCCCAAGAAGGCCGCCAACAGCTAG
- a CDS encoding aspartate aminotransferase family protein yields the protein MSTTILESPVLMSMTDEIRALNDAHIINTYGARKVALARGEGMRLWDVEGREYLDFFAGIAVCNLGHCHPGVTEAICNQARKLVHVSNLYYIEPQTLLAAALSRHCFAEKWFFCNGGAEANEAAIKLARRYWHKQGTPKPHFITAQASFHGRTLATVTATGQPKYHEGFAPLPQGFSYVPFGDLAALEAAITPETGAILLEPIQGEGGVRTPPEGYWPAVRKLCDDRGILLILDEVQTGLGRTGTLFAHQGYGITPDIMTLAKGLGNGLPIGAMGCTDRVSVGFEPGSHACTFGGNPLSAAAAVATISALTAPGFLEGVGEKIAYLFDRLKEVAAGCPSVIEVRGKGLMAGIEFNQPVAPLVGNLIEAGIICGPAGPNVLRFLPPLIVEKEHIDRMIAILKTCLGELQW from the coding sequence ATGAGCACCACGATCCTGGAAAGTCCCGTCCTCATGTCCATGACCGACGAAATACGCGCCCTCAACGACGCGCACATTATCAACACCTACGGCGCGCGCAAGGTCGCGCTGGCCCGGGGTGAAGGGATGCGCCTGTGGGACGTCGAAGGGCGGGAATACCTGGACTTCTTCGCCGGCATCGCTGTGTGCAATCTCGGCCATTGCCACCCGGGCGTGACCGAGGCCATCTGCAACCAGGCCCGCAAGCTGGTTCACGTCTCGAATCTATACTACATTGAGCCACAAACCCTGCTCGCCGCCGCGCTGAGCCGCCATTGCTTTGCGGAGAAGTGGTTCTTCTGCAATGGCGGGGCCGAGGCCAACGAGGCCGCCATCAAGCTGGCGCGGCGCTACTGGCACAAGCAGGGAACCCCGAAACCCCACTTCATTACGGCGCAGGCGTCATTCCACGGGCGCACCCTCGCCACAGTGACGGCCACGGGGCAGCCCAAGTACCACGAGGGCTTCGCGCCCCTGCCGCAGGGCTTCAGCTACGTCCCCTTTGGCGACCTGGCCGCGCTCGAAGCCGCCATCACCCCGGAAACCGGCGCCATCCTGCTCGAACCCATCCAGGGCGAGGGCGGCGTGCGCACGCCCCCGGAGGGCTACTGGCCCGCCGTGCGGAAATTGTGCGACGACCGCGGCATCCTGCTCATCCTCGACGAGGTGCAGACCGGGCTCGGGCGCACGGGCACGCTTTTCGCCCACCAGGGCTACGGCATCACCCCGGACATCATGACCCTCGCCAAAGGCCTCGGAAACGGCCTCCCGATTGGCGCGATGGGCTGCACCGATCGGGTTTCCGTGGGCTTCGAACCGGGGTCGCACGCCTGCACCTTCGGCGGCAATCCCCTCAGCGCCGCCGCCGCCGTGGCCACCATCAGCGCCCTCACCGCCCCGGGATTTCTCGAGGGCGTGGGGGAGAAGATCGCCTATTTGTTCGACCGCCTGAAGGAGGTCGCCGCCGGCTGTCCCTCGGTTATCGAAGTGCGTGGCAAGGGCCTCATGGCGGGCATCGAATTCAACCAGCCCGTGGCGCCGCTCGTGGGCAACCTCATAGAAGCGGGAATCATCTGCGGCCCGGCCGGCCCCAATGTCCTGCGATTCCTGCCCCCCCTCATCGTGGAAAAGGAACACATTGACCGGATGATCGCCATCCTCAAGACCTGTCTGGGAGAGTTGCAGTGGTAA
- the argF gene encoding ornithine carbamoyltransferase, giving the protein MSGRVAVVKKDFISLADYTGEEIVALLDLADDLKQKQRNRIPHRLLEGKTLAMIFEKPSLRTRVTFHTGMFQLGGDSVLIETTLGARESVPDVARNLARWVDGIMARTYRHSDVLQLAEFAGVPVINALTDRLHPCQILADAQTFREHRGSDFANMKLAFVGDGNNVFHSWAHFAAKLPISLTLVCPPGYEPDADIIAEARRTARGTIEITHEVAAGVRDADAVYTDVWASMGQEKETIERERAFAPYQVNDALMAHARKDALFMHCLPAHRGSEVTDSVIDAPTSVVFDQAENRLHAQKAVLATLMA; this is encoded by the coding sequence CTGTCTGGGAGAGTTGCAGTGGTAAAGAAAGATTTTATCTCCCTCGCGGATTACACCGGCGAGGAGATCGTCGCCCTCCTGGATCTGGCGGATGACCTGAAGCAGAAACAGCGGAACCGAATTCCGCACCGCCTCCTCGAAGGCAAGACGCTGGCCATGATCTTCGAGAAGCCCAGCCTGCGCACGCGCGTCACCTTCCACACGGGCATGTTCCAGCTCGGCGGAGACTCCGTGCTCATCGAGACCACCCTGGGCGCCCGGGAGTCCGTTCCCGATGTGGCCCGCAACCTCGCCCGCTGGGTCGACGGCATCATGGCGCGCACCTACCGCCACTCCGACGTGCTCCAGCTCGCGGAGTTTGCGGGTGTCCCCGTCATCAACGCGCTGACCGATCGGCTGCACCCCTGCCAGATCCTGGCGGACGCCCAGACCTTCCGGGAACACCGGGGCAGCGACTTCGCCAACATGAAGCTTGCCTTCGTGGGGGATGGCAACAACGTATTCCATTCCTGGGCCCATTTCGCCGCAAAACTCCCGATCAGCCTGACCCTCGTGTGCCCGCCGGGCTACGAACCCGACGCGGATATCATCGCCGAGGCGCGCAGGACCGCCCGGGGAACCATTGAGATAACCCACGAGGTCGCGGCCGGCGTTCGCGACGCCGATGCGGTCTATACCGACGTCTGGGCCAGCATGGGCCAGGAGAAGGAGACCATCGAGCGGGAACGCGCCTTCGCCCCCTACCAGGTGAACGACGCCCTGATGGCCCACGCCCGCAAGGACGCGCTCTTCATGCACTGCCTGCCGGCACACCGCGGAAGCGAAGTCACCGACAGCGTGATCGATGCCCCGACGTCCGTCGTGTTCGACCAGGCCGAAAACCGCCTGCACGCGCAAAAAGCCGTCCTCGCAACGCTCATGGCCTGA
- a CDS encoding argininosuccinate synthase has product MAKDVKKIVLAYSGGLDTSIILKWLQETYQADVVAFIADVGQGEETEPARQKAIATGASEIVVSDLRREFVRDFVFPAMRANAIYEGVYLLGTSVARPIIAKEQIRILRETGADAVSHGATGKGNDQVRFELTCYAMEPGVTIIAPWRDPKWTLNSREKMVAYAEKHGIEVPASKREKAPYSMDRNLLHISYEGGVLEDPWNEPSEDMFRLSVDPRQAPDEPAYVEIDFEEGTPVAVNGKRLEPEDLLAELNALGGANGVGRVDLVENRFVGMKSRGVYETPGGTILYAAHRAVESLTMDREVMLQRDQLSPKIAQLIYNGFWFSPEFDALMTFVNKTQENVTGTARIRLYKGNCTVVGRKAARSLYDEKITTFEEDEGAYNQLDATGFINLNALRLRVRNRAGLFNE; this is encoded by the coding sequence ATGGCCAAAGACGTCAAGAAGATCGTGCTCGCCTACTCCGGCGGCCTCGACACCTCCATCATCCTCAAGTGGCTCCAGGAGACCTACCAGGCCGACGTCGTCGCCTTCATCGCCGACGTGGGCCAGGGCGAAGAGACTGAACCCGCCCGCCAGAAGGCCATCGCCACCGGCGCCAGCGAAATCGTCGTGAGCGATCTCCGGCGCGAGTTCGTGCGCGATTTTGTTTTCCCCGCCATGCGCGCCAACGCCATCTACGAGGGCGTCTATCTCCTCGGCACCAGCGTCGCCCGGCCCATCATCGCCAAGGAGCAGATCCGCATCCTCCGCGAGACCGGCGCCGACGCCGTCTCCCACGGGGCCACGGGCAAGGGCAATGACCAGGTCCGCTTCGAGCTCACCTGCTACGCCATGGAGCCCGGTGTCACCATCATCGCCCCCTGGCGCGACCCCAAGTGGACCCTGAACAGCCGCGAGAAGATGGTCGCCTACGCCGAGAAGCACGGCATCGAGGTGCCGGCCTCCAAGCGCGAGAAGGCGCCCTACTCCATGGACCGCAACCTCCTTCATATCTCCTACGAGGGCGGCGTGCTGGAAGATCCCTGGAACGAGCCCAGCGAAGACATGTTCCGCCTCTCGGTCGACCCGCGCCAGGCCCCCGATGAACCGGCCTACGTGGAAATTGACTTCGAAGAGGGCACGCCCGTCGCCGTCAACGGAAAGCGCCTGGAGCCGGAAGACCTCCTGGCCGAGCTCAACGCCCTCGGCGGCGCCAATGGCGTCGGCCGCGTCGACCTGGTCGAAAACCGCTTCGTCGGCATGAAGTCCCGCGGCGTCTACGAGACACCCGGCGGAACCATCCTCTACGCCGCCCACCGCGCCGTGGAATCGCTCACCATGGACCGCGAGGTCATGCTGCAGCGCGACCAGCTTTCCCCCAAAATCGCCCAGCTTATCTACAACGGCTTCTGGTTCTCGCCCGAGTTCGACGCGCTCATGACCTTCGTCAACAAGACCCAGGAGAACGTCACCGGCACGGCCCGCATCCGCCTCTACAAGGGCAACTGCACCGTCGTCGGACGCAAGGCCGCCCGCTCGCTCTATGACGAAAAGATCACCACGTTCGAGGAAGACGAGGGCGCCTACAACCAGCTCGACGCCACCGGCTTCATCAACCTGAACGCCCTGCGACTCCGCGTCCGCAACCGCGCCGGCCTCTTCAACGAATAG